One genomic region from Euzebya tangerina encodes:
- a CDS encoding (2Fe-2S)-binding protein, with protein sequence MTTAVQEPHETSPVTVTVDGQARTAAVPPRRLLVHLLREDLGVTGPHVGCDTSQCGACTVVLDGVAVKSCTVLAVQADGGEVETAASLGGDHPLQQAFHARHALQCGFCTPGMLMSCRALLEEHPSPSEAQVRSWLKGNLCRCTGYQHIVDAVLEAADG encoded by the coding sequence GTGACGACCGCCGTACAGGAGCCACACGAGACCTCCCCGGTCACGGTCACTGTCGATGGGCAGGCGCGAACCGCGGCAGTCCCTCCGCGTCGACTGCTCGTGCACCTGCTCCGCGAAGACCTCGGCGTGACCGGACCCCACGTCGGCTGCGACACCAGCCAGTGCGGCGCCTGCACCGTCGTGCTCGACGGGGTTGCGGTCAAGTCGTGCACCGTCCTGGCTGTCCAAGCCGACGGCGGCGAGGTCGAGACGGCGGCGTCCCTCGGGGGCGACCATCCGCTGCAGCAGGCGTTCCACGCCCGGCACGCCCTGCAGTGCGGGTTCTGCACGCCGGGCATGCTGATGAGCTGTCGCGCGCTGCTGGAGGAGCACCCCTCGCCGTCGGAGGCACAGGTGCGCTCCTGGTTGAAGGGCAACCTCTGCCGGTGCACGGGCTACCAGCACATCGTGGATGCCGTCCTGGAGGCCGCTGATGGATGA
- a CDS encoding MFS transporter: protein MTSIEHADPEASIPRHAWRTLAITSLAIFVAALDLSIVVIAFPDLLADFPDSSTVTLSWVLNAYTAVFAGLLIPAGRIADGVGRKRLFLIGLGLFTVASLLCALAPTPGLLIAARALQAVGAAALFPTSLALLLPAFPRGRRAMAIGIWGAVGGLAAAFGPVIGAGLVNLGGWQAVFLVNLIPGGLGVVAGARILRESRAGGRPRLDLLGTVLLAAGVGVLTAAIVQSETWGWTDLRTLGGLLIGLGLLPVLVLRSRGREDAIVQLRLFAVPSHRQANLASLLFYLGFGAFFFGIVLFLTSGWGYDAVIAALLFTPGPILAGIVGPLGGRLVDRIGHRPVMVTGALLFAAGKLVLLLAGPDPDLLRIWWPSVVLGGLGVGLVLPHLPGAAVHDLPDSDTAQGTAINQTIQRIGLVLGIALTVALVGEADLATVEDFRGAFALMAFAGLGTAVVCRRLDTAPMAGPDPSRPTAAVGGATT, encoded by the coding sequence GTGACGTCCATCGAGCACGCTGACCCAGAGGCTTCGATCCCCCGACATGCCTGGCGGACGTTGGCCATCACCTCGCTCGCCATCTTCGTCGCGGCGCTCGACCTGTCGATCGTGGTCATCGCCTTCCCGGACCTCCTGGCGGACTTCCCCGACTCCTCGACCGTCACGCTCTCGTGGGTGCTCAACGCCTACACCGCGGTGTTCGCCGGTCTGCTCATCCCCGCAGGCCGAATCGCCGACGGTGTCGGCCGCAAGCGCCTGTTCCTGATCGGCCTGGGGCTCTTCACCGTCGCCTCCCTCCTCTGTGCCCTCGCCCCGACGCCCGGCCTGCTCATCGCGGCACGCGCACTGCAGGCGGTGGGGGCTGCCGCACTGTTCCCCACCTCGCTCGCGCTGCTCCTGCCTGCATTCCCGCGAGGCCGTCGGGCCATGGCCATCGGCATCTGGGGCGCGGTCGGTGGCCTGGCAGCCGCCTTCGGGCCGGTGATCGGCGCAGGGTTGGTGAACCTCGGAGGCTGGCAGGCCGTGTTCCTCGTCAACCTCATCCCGGGTGGACTCGGTGTCGTCGCCGGAGCGCGCATCCTCAGGGAATCCCGCGCAGGAGGACGCCCCCGACTGGACCTCCTCGGCACCGTGCTCCTGGCAGCCGGGGTCGGCGTCCTCACGGCGGCCATCGTCCAGAGCGAGACCTGGGGCTGGACCGATCTGCGCACTCTCGGCGGCCTCCTGATCGGACTGGGCCTGCTCCCGGTCCTGGTCCTGCGGTCGCGTGGACGAGAAGATGCCATCGTCCAACTGCGGCTGTTCGCGGTGCCGAGCCACCGCCAGGCCAACCTGGCCTCCCTGCTGTTCTACCTCGGCTTCGGCGCGTTCTTCTTCGGGATCGTGCTCTTCCTGACCTCGGGGTGGGGGTATGACGCGGTGATCGCGGCGCTGCTCTTCACACCGGGCCCGATCCTGGCGGGGATCGTCGGCCCACTCGGCGGCCGGCTCGTCGATCGGATCGGACACCGGCCGGTCATGGTCACCGGTGCCCTGCTCTTCGCCGCAGGCAAACTGGTCCTGCTGCTCGCCGGGCCGGATCCTGACCTGCTGCGGATCTGGTGGCCCAGCGTGGTCCTCGGCGGGCTGGGCGTCGGACTGGTCCTGCCGCACCTGCCGGGCGCCGCAGTGCACGACCTGCCCGACAGCGACACTGCGCAGGGGACCGCGATCAACCAGACGATCCAGCGAATCGGGCTGGTCCTGGGCATCGCACTCACCGTCGCCCTCGTGGGAGAAGCCGATCTCGCCACCGTCGAGGACTTCCGCGGAGCCTTCGCGTTGATGGCGTTCGCGGGTCTGGGCACCGCTGTCGTCTGCCGACGCCTGGACACCGCACCCATGGCGGGTCCGGACCCATCGCGGCCGACCGCAGCCGTTGGGGGAGCCACGACGTGA
- a CDS encoding winged helix-turn-helix transcriptional regulator: protein MMWSEYDSDVCSVARTMDVLQDEWTVLLLRDVVNGLHRFEEIRDHLGISRSVLARRLDHLVAHGVLERHAYRESGARERQEYVLTERGAALRKVLIALIDFGDRHLAAGGPPMIPRHRDCGAPVHGVLRCEAGHVVQDPPGVELVPGPGARRR, encoded by the coding sequence ATGATGTGGTCGGAGTACGACAGCGACGTCTGCTCGGTCGCCCGCACGATGGATGTGCTGCAGGACGAGTGGACGGTCCTGCTGCTGCGTGATGTCGTCAACGGGTTGCACCGCTTCGAGGAGATCCGAGACCACCTCGGCATCTCGCGCTCGGTGTTGGCGCGGCGTCTGGATCATCTGGTCGCCCACGGGGTCCTCGAGCGCCACGCCTACCGCGAGTCGGGCGCCCGTGAACGGCAGGAGTACGTCCTGACCGAGCGCGGCGCAGCCCTCCGCAAGGTCCTCATCGCCCTGATCGACTTCGGCGACCGCCACCTCGCAGCGGGCGGTCCCCCGATGATCCCACGGCACCGGGACTGCGGCGCGCCGGTGCACGGTGTCCTGCGCTGCGAGGCGGGCCACGTCGTCCAGGATCCCCCTGGCGTGGAACTGGTGCCGGGGCCTGGCGCACGACGCCGCTGA
- a CDS encoding alpha/beta fold hydrolase, producing MSDAPDRIEDPVTSTIATPTLELAYHDHNSGGTSSRLPVLLVHGFPDAPSSWLPITNRLVARGHRVLPPHLRGFGSTRFLDDSTPRSGQLAALTQDVIDLLDACDIDRAVLVGQDWGARAVQGVAATQPDRVHHLVSLGGYALSWGQHGDPPSYRQIQALWYQFFLSTGWGEGTLHADPLGFSRHLWTIWSPTLDDVDEAFERAAWALGGPDFARIVLSAYTERERDERYHRLESALGNGEPITVPSSILYGADDGIEPDGPDREHDRRMFTDLRAQRTIDGVGHFLHAERPEAVVDTIAAVVTDD from the coding sequence ATGAGTGATGCTCCTGACCGGATCGAAGATCCTGTGACTTCGACCATCGCCACCCCGACCCTCGAGCTCGCGTACCACGACCACAACAGCGGGGGCACGTCGAGCCGACTCCCCGTGTTGCTCGTCCACGGCTTTCCAGATGCCCCCAGCAGCTGGCTTCCGATCACAAATCGACTCGTGGCGCGTGGCCACCGAGTGCTCCCTCCTCATCTGCGGGGGTTCGGATCCACGCGCTTCTTGGACGACTCGACGCCCCGCAGCGGCCAGCTCGCCGCACTGACTCAAGACGTCATCGACCTGCTCGACGCGTGCGACATCGACCGTGCCGTGCTGGTCGGCCAAGACTGGGGGGCCCGTGCCGTCCAGGGCGTCGCCGCGACCCAACCCGACCGAGTGCACCATCTCGTCAGCCTGGGTGGCTACGCGCTCAGTTGGGGCCAGCACGGCGATCCGCCGAGCTACCGGCAGATCCAGGCGCTGTGGTATCAGTTCTTCCTCTCGACGGGTTGGGGTGAGGGCACCCTTCACGCCGATCCTCTGGGCTTCAGTCGCCACCTTTGGACGATCTGGTCTCCCACCTTGGACGATGTGGATGAAGCCTTTGAGCGGGCGGCATGGGCGCTCGGCGGTCCGGACTTCGCCCGCATCGTGCTGAGCGCCTACACCGAGCGGGAGCGGGACGAGCGCTACCACAGGCTTGAGTCCGCGCTAGGCAACGGCGAGCCGATCACGGTCCCGTCCAGCATCCTCTACGGAGCGGACGACGGGATCGAGCCGGATGGACCTGACCGCGAGCACGACCGCAGGATGTTCACCGACCTCCGGGCACAACGGACGATCGATGGTGTGGGTCACTTCCTGCACGCCGAGCGCCCCGAAGCCGTGGTCGACACCATCGCCGCAGTTGTGACGGATGACTGA
- a CDS encoding ABC transporter permease yields the protein MLSDLTTLSVALCRRIIRTPEATLPNLAISVFFLFVYDGLLGGSDDVTRLAGGDYMTFILPLPILTAAVGGSLAGQLLVEDIQSGYFTRMLTSSINRSIIVIAPVLVAALAVLAQVAVVVGLGVALGVDPAAGVAGLAVILAISLLWGIGFAAYTVALGLITRNAAAVQSASFIFFPFLFMAPAFLPREQLRGWLEAVAAYNPVTYIIEGMRSLLISGWNGADIAAALAAAGALALVASTWAVRTAMTATSRP from the coding sequence ATGCTCAGCGACCTGACCACGCTGTCCGTCGCACTGTGCCGACGGATCATCCGCACCCCCGAGGCGACCCTTCCCAACCTCGCGATCTCGGTGTTCTTCCTGTTCGTCTACGACGGCCTGCTCGGCGGTTCCGACGACGTGACGCGCCTGGCCGGTGGCGACTACATGACCTTCATCCTGCCCCTCCCCATCCTCACGGCGGCCGTCGGCGGCTCGCTGGCCGGTCAACTCCTCGTCGAGGACATCCAGTCTGGCTACTTCACCCGCATGCTGACCTCCTCCATCAACCGCTCGATCATCGTCATCGCACCAGTTCTCGTCGCCGCCCTAGCCGTCCTGGCGCAGGTCGCGGTGGTCGTGGGTCTTGGAGTCGCTCTTGGCGTGGACCCCGCCGCCGGTGTCGCCGGGCTCGCCGTGATCCTGGCCATCTCACTCCTCTGGGGGATCGGGTTCGCCGCCTACACCGTGGCACTCGGCCTCATCACCAGGAACGCCGCCGCCGTGCAGAGCGCAAGCTTCATCTTCTTTCCGTTTCTCTTCATGGCACCGGCCTTCCTCCCCCGCGAGCAGCTGCGCGGCTGGCTGGAGGCCGTTGCCGCCTACAACCCCGTCACCTACATCATCGAAGGGATGCGTTCGCTACTCATCAGCGGCTGGAACGGAGCCGACATCGCCGCAGCACTCGCTGCCGCGGGCGCCCTCGCTCTCGTGGCATCAACCTGGGCGGTCCGCACCGCCATGACCGCCACCTCTCGTCCATGA